The following DNA comes from Alienimonas californiensis.
GGGCAGGTTCCACTCCCGATCGATCAGAACGACGGAGCGGCGAAACTCGCCGCCGGACTCCGGCGAGGCGTATTCCAGTTCGTTCCGCCAGGCGGGACGACCGTCGTGCTCGTCGCCGTCGCTCAGGGTGCAGGTGACGTCGCGGCCGGCGGCGATCTCCTTGAGGCGATAGCGCAGCAGCGTGGCGGCGAGTTCGCCCATCCCCAGCTTCGACACCGGGTGCCGGGCCTCCCGCATGGCCAGCGAGCCCTCCGGGTCGAGTCGCAGCGTGCCCGTCAGCCGGCCTTTCCAGCCGCCCGGGTTCACCAGCATCTCGCCGTCGTTGCGGCCGGCCTCGTACAGCAGCGTGCGGCCCCGCTGGCCGGCGACCCAGGCGAGATGCACGCCGAAAGGCTCGTGCCGCAGGGTCATGTCCATCGCCTGCCCTTCCAGCAGTACGCCGTCGACGACTTCGCGCTTCTCGAAGGTGGCGGCGTAGGCGGGCACCGCGTCCAGCCGTTCCAACCCGTCCCGCAGCAGTTCAATGCTGCGGAGCAGCGCCCGCATCGAGGGGTCGCTGTTGCCGGTGAACAGCCGCGGGTTGGCGTCGACCGAGGCGACCCGCAGCAGTTCCGCGGTGGTCTCCGGCGCCGCGGCGGTCGCCGGAGCCGACGGTCCGTTATTCGGGGCCGCGGGCGCCTCCGGCAGGGCGCCGTCGACGAACATCCAGGCCCCACAGATCAGCAGGGAGGAACCGAGCACGGGCAGGGGGCGAAGCATCGACGGCTCGGACAGGGGCGCGGGCGAGCGGGCCGCGACCGGACGACGCAGACCGTCGGACAGCATCGACGCAGCCGGCACCGCGGTCCACAACGGACGGCCCGCGCCGTTTCACCCTGAATATCCTTCGGACCGGAGAAGCCGGACAATCAGTCCTCAGCCGCCGGGTCGCCCCCCGGGACGGGGGCGTCCGACGCCGCGGCGGCGTCCGGAGACGCGGCGGGCGTCCCCGCGGCACCGAGTGCGGACTGCCGCTCGAAAGTGATCAGCACCGGAGTGCCGATCGGCGGGATGCGTTCGGTCGCGGCTTCGTACAGCACGTTCTCGCCCTCGGCGCTGCTGCGTTCGGCGATGTCGATCGTGGCCGCGGGGAAGTTCGCCACGCAGACCACCTCGCCGCCCTCCGCGGCGTAGGTGCGGACCG
Coding sequences within:
- a CDS encoding DUF1571 domain-containing protein, yielding MLRPLPVLGSSLLICGAWMFVDGALPEAPAAPNNGPSAPATAAAPETTAELLRVASVDANPRLFTGNSDPSMRALLRSIELLRDGLERLDAVPAYAATFEKREVVDGVLLEGQAMDMTLRHEPFGVHLAWVAGQRGRTLLYEAGRNDGEMLVNPGGWKGRLTGTLRLDPEGSLAMREARHPVSKLGMGELAATLLRYRLKEIAAGRDVTCTLSDGDEHDGRPAWRNELEYASPESGGEFRRSVVLIDREWNLPVRLETYGWPAADVPLDQLDERTLTGRYVYTNVDFNRFGDAAPLDDLAELTGFQIK